GACGCATGGATCTCCTCTGCCGGGATGTAAGCGATCCAAGGCGTGAGGATCGAAATCGACACGTCCGTCAGCGTGTCCGTGACCCGCCGGCGTACCCAGCCGACCACCACGGCGACGACCACTCCGATCGCGATGGCACCCAGCGACGAGACCACGAGGTCGGCGCCAACGGCCCACACCGTCACACCACCGGCGCCCATCGCCGCGATCGCAGTGCGCAGGGTGACCAAGGCGGTCGCGTCGTTGACCAGGCTCTCGCCCTCGAGAATCGTGACGATGCGGCGCGGCATCCCGACCCGCCGCGCGATCGAGGTGGCTGCGACCGCGTCCGGCGGCGCCACGACGGCGCCCAGTGCGAGCGCCGCGGCGAGTGGGACCGGCAGCAGCCACCAGATGAGCAACCCGATCCCGAGCGTCGTGAACACGACCAATCCGACCGACAGCAGCGCGATCGGGCGCTTGTTCCGCCGGAAGTCGATCAGCGACGTACGGATCGCCGCCGCGTACAGCAGCGGTGGCAGCAGGCCGAGCAGAACCAGATCGGGCGTCAGGGCGACGTCGGGGATGAACGGTACGTACGACCCGACGAACCCGGCGACGACCAACACCAGCGGCGCGGGGATCCCGGTGCGGCGAGCGAGCGCGCTGACCGCGACGACGCAGGTGACGATGACGACCATGGTGACGGCGATGTGCACGGTGCCTATTCTCACAGCCGCGCCCTAACCGGTTCGGGCTATGCGCACGCTAAGGTCTTGCGCGATGACCTCCTTCCCCTCCCGCATCGCGTTGTCCGTCGCTGCCCTCGTTGCCGCCTCACTGCTCGTTTCATGCTCGTCCGACGACGACACCGGGGCCGATGCACCGGCCGATCGTCCCGAGTCGCGCACGCTGACGCCCGACAGCGGCCACAAGAGCGAGAAGGCCGCCTCGAGACCTGAATCGCGCACGGCAGATCCCGAGGACGACGCCGCCGAGGAGCCCGCTCCCTCTGACGAGCCGGAGGATCCGGAGCCGACCGCCGAATCGGACGACGAACCACCGGCCGAACGCCCCGACGCGGGCCCGTCGCGTACCCGGATCGCACCCAACCTCCCGGCGGGTGACGAGGGCGTACTCGACGGTCGACGGATGGTCGCGTTGTACGGGGTGCCCGGAACGCCTTCCCTCGGTGCACTCGGCGAACAACCGCTCGACGCCTCCATCACCCGGGTCAAAAAGCTCGCCGAGCAGTACGAGAAGTTCACCGACGACGAGGTCGTGCCGACCTTCGAGATCATCGCGAGCGTCGCGTCGACGAGCGCCGGCGGCGACGGAGACTTCTCGTCCGAGTTGTCGCTGTCGAGCCTTCGCCCCTGGGTGGAGCGGGCCGCTGAGGAAGGTGTCTACGTCGTACTCGATCTGCAGCCCGGACGCAACGGATTCGAGCGCCAGGCCAAGCGGTACGCGCCGCTGCTCAAGTACCCCCATGTCGGGCTCGCGCTGGACCCGGAATGGCGGCTCGGGCCGAACCAGCGTCACCTCGAGCAGATCGGCTCGGTGCACGGTGACGAGGTCAACGCCACCATCGACTGGCTGGCCGACCTCACCCGCCAGGAGAAGCTGCCGCAGAAGCTTGTCGTACTCCATCAGTTCCGTACGTCGATGATCGTCGACCGAAAGCGCGTCCGTACCGACCGCGACGAAGTCGAGGTGCTGATCCACGCCGACGGTCAGGGCGCGCAGGCCGCCAAACGCGGAACCTGGCGGACACTCCACCAGGGCGCGCCAAAGGATGTGCGCTGGGGCTGGAAGAACTTCATCGACGAGGACCACCCGATGCTGACGCCGAAGCAGACGTACCAGGTGCGCCCGCGGCCCGACTTCGTCAGCTATCAGTAGCGGCCGCTCGCTCGATCTCGGCGAGGTCGATCTTGCCCATCTGCAACATCGCCGCCATTGCCCGCTGCGCCTTCTGCCGGTCGGGGTCCGCGACCAGCTCATTCAGCCGGGTCGGCGTGATCTGCCACGAGACGCCATACCTGTCCTTGAGCCAGCCGCATGGGCCGTGCTGGCCACCAGAGCCGAGAGCCTCCCAGTAGTGATCGACCTCGCGCTGATCGGCGCAGTCGACGACGAACGAGATCGACTCGTCGAACTTGAACCCCGCCTGCCCGCCGTTGAGAACCATGAACGGCCGCCCGTCGAGTACGAACGACACGGTCATCACAGTCCCTTCGGGTAACGGTCCGGCCGATCCGTAGTACGTCACCTCGGTGACCTCCGAGTTCGGGAAGACGCTCGTATAGAACTCTGCGGCGTCCTTCCCGTGCTCGCCGTCGAACCATAGGCAGTTCGTGATGCTTGGCATGGGCGTTCCCTCCTTTGCGCCGCGTCGCACCGCGGCAGCTTCGTACAAATCAGACGAAGCAAGTGCGTGGAAGTCATCGCACCACGGTTATGGCACGAGGTCGCGAGTTTGAGATTCGCCCGCATGGGAAGGTACTCGCTGCGGCGCGAACTCCTCGCCCGCGAATACCCCGGAGGTAGCGCGTGTACGGAGTCCGACGTCGAGTCAGCATCATCGCAGCGGCCACACTGGCATCCGCTGCGATCACAGCCGGGGCATTCGCCACCCCGGCGAGCGACGACGAGCCGCTGACGCAGCTGAGCACGCAGACCGTACGCGGTGAACGTGCGCTCGATACGTACGCCGGACGCGTCGACGACCTGGCCCGGCGCAACGGGCTCGAGACCGACCAGCTGCGGCAGATCCTCACCGACGACTCCACCAGCCGGATCGACTCGGACGCACGACTGTTCTATGTGGAGCCGACGGCGCCGCGTCGTGCGCGTACGACGAAGGCCGAGTCCAGTGTCACCCCCGCAGACGTACCCGAGGACGTATTCGCCCTGCACAGCAGGCCCGACTCGCATCGCGTCATCTATCTCGACTTCAACGGCCACACGATCACCGGCACGGCCTGGAACGAGTCGAAGGGCACTGATCCGGTAGAGGTCACGCCGTACGACACCGACGGCGACCCGGCGACGTTCGGCGCCGACGAACAAGCCGTTGTGTACGAGGTGTGGCAACGCATTGCGGAGGACTACTCGACGCTCGACGTCGACGTCACAACCGAAGATCCAGGCGACGCCGCGATCAACCGCTCCGACCAGAACGACCTCGACTACGGCACTCGGCTGCTCGTCGACCCCACCGACTGGTACCAGTCGGAGTGTGGCTGCGGCGGCGTCGCGTACGTCGGAGTCTTCGACAACGCCGATGAAGGCAAGTATCAGCCCGCCTTGGTCTTCACCGACGGCGTCGGCACCGGGGCCAAGAACATCGCAGAGGCCGCGTCACATGAGGTTGGCCACAACCTCGGGCTGAGCCACGACGGGACGTCGGCGGAGGGCTACTACTCCGGTCACGGGCCGTGGGCCCCGATCATGGGCGTCGGTTACAGCAAGGCGATCACCCAGTGGAGCAAGGGCGAGTACGCCGACGCCAACGAACAGCAGGACGACTATGCCGTCATGGGTGAGAACGGCACCGCTCTGCTCGACGACGACCACGGCGACTCCGAGGACGCGGCGACGACCCTCGAGCCCGGTACTCCGGTCGCCGGCGTGTCAGCGGCCGAAGGCGATGCCGACTACTTCGAGTTCACCGCCACCGCGGGTGAGCACACCATTTCGGCGTCTCCCGCCGCGGTCGGCGCGAACCTCGACATCAAACTGACGCTGCTCGATGCCGCGGGCGAGGTCATCGGCACGTACGACCCGGCCGCGGAGCAGGTCGACGACGCGACGGCGAAGGGGCTCGACGCGACCGCCACCGAGACGCTCGAGGACGGTACGTACTACCTGCGCGTCGAAGGCACCGGCTTCGCGAACCCGCTCGACACCGGGTACTCCACCTACGGCAGCCGCGGAGCGTACACGGTCAAGGTCTCCTGACCACTCATCGAAGCAGCGACCCCGGATGCGCCCGTCGGCGCACTGAGGCAGCGGATTAGGCTGAAACCCGCGTGAAGACCCGGGAGCGGCGCTCGTTTGCCGCTGCCCTCTGCTGCAACCTCGAGGAGAGACCCCGAACATGGCCAAGGTCATCTACACCCACACCGACGAAGCGCCTCTGCTGGCGACGTACTCGTTCCTGCCGATCATCGAGGCGTACGCCGCGACGGCCGGTGTCGAGGTGGAGACCCGTGACATCTCGCTGGCGGGGCGGATCATCGCGTTGTTCCCCGAGCGACTGCGCGAGGACCAGCGCATGGGCGACGCGCTCGCCGAGCTCGGCGAGCTCGCCAACACGGCCGAGGCCAACATCATCAAGCTGCCGAACATCAGCGCGTCCGTGCCACAGCTCAAGGCTGCGATCACTGAGCTGCAGGGCCAGGGATACGACGTCCCCGACTACCCCGACGATCCGTCGACCGACGAGCAGCGCGACGTTCGCGCGCGCTACGACAAGGTCAAGGGCAGCGCGGTCAACCCGGTGCTGCGCCAGGGCAACTCCGATCGACGCGCGCCGGCGCCGGTGAAGAACTTCGCCCGCAAGTACCCGCACTCGATGGGTGCGTGGAGTGCCGACTCGAAGACCAACGTCGCACATATGCCGGCCGACGACTTCCGGTCGAACGAGAAGTCGGTGGTCCTCGACAACGACGACACGCTGACGATCCGGCTGGTCGGAGACGACGGCAGCACCACGGTGCTCAAGGCGTCCGTACCCGTCCTCGCCGGGGAGATCGTCGACGCCACCGTCCTGCGCGCGGCAGCCCTCGACGCGTTCCTCGCCGAGCAGGTCGCCCGAGCGAAGTCCGAAGGTGTGCTCTTCTCGGTACACCTCAAGGCCACCATGATGAAGGTCTCCGACCCGATCATCTTCGGCCACGTCGTGAAGGCGTTCTTCCCCGAAGTCTTCGAGAAGTACGGCGATCAGCTCGCCGCAGCCGGCCTGAGCGCCAACGACGGTCTCGCGTCGATCCTGCGCGGCGTCGACTCTTTGCCCGCAGACGTACGCGACGGCGTCAAGGCCGCCATCGACCAGGCGATCCAAGACGGCCCTGCGCTCGCGATGGTCGACTCCGACAACGGCATCACCAACCTGCACGTGCCGAGCGACGTCATCGTCGACGCTTCGATGCCGGCGATGATCCGTACGTCGGGCAAGATGTGGGGCCCCGACGGCGGTCAGGCCGACGCCCTCGCGGTCATCCCCGACGGCAGCTACGCCGATGTGTACCAGACGGTGATCGACGACTGCCGGGCCAACGGCACCTTCGATCCGACCACGATGGGCTCGGTGCCCAACGTCGGGCTGATGGCGCAGGCAGCCGAGGAGTACGGCAGCCACGACAAGACCTTCGAGATCGACCGCGCCGGCACGGTCCAGGTCGTCGACGGGTCCGGCACGGTGCTGCTCGAGCACGAGGTCTCCCCCGGCGACATCTGGCGCGCATGCCAGACCAAGGACGTCCCCGTACGCGACTGGGTGAAGCTCGCGGTCAACCGTGCCCGTGCCTCCGACACCCCGGCGGTGTTCTGGCTCGATGAGC
The sequence above is drawn from the Nocardioidaceae bacterium SCSIO 66511 genome and encodes:
- a CDS encoding VOC family protein, which translates into the protein MPSITNCLWFDGEHGKDAAEFYTSVFPNSEVTEVTYYGSAGPLPEGTVMTVSFVLDGRPFMVLNGGQAGFKFDESISFVVDCADQREVDHYWEALGSGGQHGPCGWLKDRYGVSWQITPTRLNELVADPDRQKAQRAMAAMLQMGKIDLAEIERAAATDS
- a CDS encoding pre-peptidase C-terminal domain-containing protein: MYGVRRRVSIIAAATLASAAITAGAFATPASDDEPLTQLSTQTVRGERALDTYAGRVDDLARRNGLETDQLRQILTDDSTSRIDSDARLFYVEPTAPRRARTTKAESSVTPADVPEDVFALHSRPDSHRVIYLDFNGHTITGTAWNESKGTDPVEVTPYDTDGDPATFGADEQAVVYEVWQRIAEDYSTLDVDVTTEDPGDAAINRSDQNDLDYGTRLLVDPTDWYQSECGCGGVAYVGVFDNADEGKYQPALVFTDGVGTGAKNIAEAASHEVGHNLGLSHDGTSAEGYYSGHGPWAPIMGVGYSKAITQWSKGEYADANEQQDDYAVMGENGTALLDDDHGDSEDAATTLEPGTPVAGVSAAEGDADYFEFTATAGEHTISASPAAVGANLDIKLTLLDAAGEVIGTYDPAAEQVDDATAKGLDATATETLEDGTYYLRVEGTGFANPLDTGYSTYGSRGAYTVKVS
- a CDS encoding NADP-dependent isocitrate dehydrogenase; amino-acid sequence: MAKVIYTHTDEAPLLATYSFLPIIEAYAATAGVEVETRDISLAGRIIALFPERLREDQRMGDALAELGELANTAEANIIKLPNISASVPQLKAAITELQGQGYDVPDYPDDPSTDEQRDVRARYDKVKGSAVNPVLRQGNSDRRAPAPVKNFARKYPHSMGAWSADSKTNVAHMPADDFRSNEKSVVLDNDDTLTIRLVGDDGSTTVLKASVPVLAGEIVDATVLRAAALDAFLAEQVARAKSEGVLFSVHLKATMMKVSDPIIFGHVVKAFFPEVFEKYGDQLAAAGLSANDGLASILRGVDSLPADVRDGVKAAIDQAIQDGPALAMVDSDNGITNLHVPSDVIVDASMPAMIRTSGKMWGPDGGQADALAVIPDGSYADVYQTVIDDCRANGTFDPTTMGSVPNVGLMAQAAEEYGSHDKTFEIDRAGTVQVVDGSGTVLLEHEVSPGDIWRACQTKDVPVRDWVKLAVNRARASDTPAVFWLDEQRAHDANLIAKVRKYLPEHDTDGLQLEIMSPVEATAYSLERIRKGEDTISVTGNVLRDYLTDLFPILELGTSAKMLSIVPLINGGGLFETGAGGSAPKHVQQLQKENHLRWDSLGEFLALAVSFEHLANATDNVRARVLAGALDRATERLLDENKSPSRKVGEIDNRGSHFYIALYWAEALAEQGSDAELAAKFGPVAERLRTNEDQISRELIEAQGSPVDLGGYFRPDDAKASTVMRPSATLNDILASLA